Proteins from one Hyphomicrobiales bacterium genomic window:
- a CDS encoding ATP-binding cassette domain-containing protein encodes MNKDIESLKKTVNAFVADGSEGLDQKGDVADLKPKPLARALSYVCERFDHPVSPYAIEHTTVFADNKTDVETLPVIGDAIGLNVTRFSGKLKRLSNASLPAIAKMSNGYAVITSVTAEQKNKTLTFSLFADKDDDDKQDQTILLSDFIGKNPVLMTCQRADDEKDDAPISVRGLFSSPIFSSEALFATIAINVIGLGIPLFTMNVYDRVLPNFSLDTLTVLAIGVCLAALFDFALRLLRTHIVDGTSRRIDVLFLNRIFARYLATALSKERRMVGSDANAFRDTDVIREFHSSASLAIFGDLPFIFLFVGVIAFIGGPLVYVTIIAITLMLLVGFLVQRPLAKITEEAYQNTANRNTVLIETISGIETLKAIGLERKAAQKWEKAAAAQIRSGVKSRAYTNFAMSFMVLAQTVATVALVVAAVHLIIAGTISAGAMLACMIIQGRAMGPVSQISSLVLRLYQVKAAERALSEIQSRPLERRETSRFIKHPGIKGDVQFENVSFTYDDESKVAALKDVSLSIKQGEKVAIIGHSGSGKTTLLKILAKLYAPDSGRVFVDGIGLSALDPSEIRRHIGWAGADATLFAGTIRENLMGHMPSLTDVDLVNAVRTSGSLSWINGLSHGFDTLLTEGGTNLSSGQRQTLVLARAIISNPPLLLLDEPTSNMDGRLERVVIDGFEKANRDHTLLVVTHRPSTFELVDRIIVMDKGEVLFDGPKDKVLAKLSEGKKPNRKISIHKARRTNIQSTQIKTRKSAGGEA; translated from the coding sequence TTGAATAAAGATATTGAAAGTCTCAAAAAGACAGTTAACGCGTTCGTAGCTGATGGCTCCGAAGGTCTTGATCAAAAAGGTGATGTGGCCGATTTAAAGCCTAAGCCTTTAGCGCGGGCCTTATCGTATGTTTGCGAACGGTTTGATCATCCTGTTTCGCCATACGCAATTGAGCACACGACTGTCTTTGCAGACAATAAAACCGATGTTGAAACATTGCCTGTTATTGGCGACGCTATTGGTCTTAATGTCACTCGATTTTCTGGAAAATTAAAGCGGCTTTCCAATGCCTCGCTGCCAGCCATTGCTAAGATGAGTAATGGATATGCCGTCATCACGTCGGTTACGGCAGAGCAGAAAAATAAAACCCTCACGTTTAGCCTGTTTGCCGACAAAGATGACGACGACAAGCAAGACCAAACGATATTGCTGAGCGACTTTATCGGCAAAAATCCTGTGCTGATGACATGCCAACGCGCAGACGATGAAAAAGACGATGCGCCCATATCAGTGCGTGGTTTGTTTTCGTCTCCAATCTTCTCCTCTGAAGCGCTGTTTGCCACCATTGCAATCAACGTAATCGGCCTTGGCATCCCGCTGTTCACGATGAATGTCTATGATCGCGTGCTGCCTAATTTCTCGCTTGATACACTGACTGTTTTGGCAATTGGGGTCTGTTTGGCCGCTTTGTTTGATTTTGCGCTTAGGCTTTTGCGAACCCACATCGTTGATGGAACATCGCGGCGGATTGATGTGCTGTTTTTGAACCGCATTTTCGCCCGCTATCTTGCAACAGCCTTGTCTAAAGAACGCCGAATGGTGGGCAGTGATGCCAATGCGTTTCGGGATACAGATGTTATTCGCGAATTTCATTCTTCCGCATCATTAGCGATTTTTGGCGACTTACCTTTTATCTTCCTGTTTGTTGGTGTGATTGCATTTATCGGCGGCCCGTTGGTTTACGTCACAATAATCGCGATCACTCTCATGCTGCTGGTTGGTTTTTTGGTGCAGCGGCCTTTGGCTAAAATCACAGAAGAAGCTTATCAAAACACAGCCAACCGCAATACGGTGTTGATTGAGACAATATCAGGCATTGAAACACTTAAAGCGATCGGGCTTGAACGTAAGGCCGCGCAAAAGTGGGAAAAAGCCGCTGCGGCTCAAATTCGTTCCGGTGTAAAAAGTCGGGCCTATACCAATTTTGCGATGAGTTTCATGGTTTTAGCTCAAACAGTTGCAACCGTCGCACTCGTCGTTGCAGCGGTTCATCTCATTATTGCTGGCACAATATCTGCCGGTGCGATGCTTGCTTGCATGATCATCCAAGGTCGCGCAATGGGGCCAGTTAGTCAGATTTCCAGTTTGGTTTTGCGCTTGTATCAAGTTAAGGCCGCTGAGCGCGCCTTGAGCGAAATACAATCACGACCATTAGAGCGCCGCGAAACTAGTCGCTTTATCAAACACCCGGGCATCAAAGGCGATGTTCAGTTTGAAAATGTTTCCTTCACTTACGATGATGAGAGCAAAGTCGCGGCATTAAAAGATGTGTCGCTCTCCATTAAGCAAGGTGAGAAGGTTGCCATTATCGGCCATTCGGGCTCTGGCAAAACGACATTATTAAAAATCCTCGCAAAATTATACGCGCCAGACTCAGGGCGGGTTTTCGTCGACGGCATTGGTTTGTCCGCGCTTGACCCTTCAGAAATCCGTCGCCACATAGGTTGGGCGGGTGCTGATGCGACTTTGTTCGCGGGAACGATCCGCGAAAACTTGATGGGCCACATGCCGTCTCTCACTGATGTTGATTTGGTGAATGCTGTGCGTACATCTGGATCGCTTAGCTGGATCAACGGTTTGTCCCACGGCTTTGACACGCTCTTAACGGAGGGCGGAACCAATCTTTCCTCTGGCCAAAGACAAACCCTCGTCTTAGCGCGCGCCATCATTTCCAATCCACCTTTGCTGCTTCTCGATGAACCAACAAGCAATATGGACGGGCGGTTGGAGCGTGTTGTTATTGATGGTTTTGAAAAAGCAAATCGAGATCATACTTTGCTGGTGGTGACACACAGACCGAGTACTTTTGAATTGGTTGACCGCATTATCGTTATGGACAAAGGCGAAGTTCTGTTTGATGGCCCTAAAGACAAGGTGCTTGCAAAATTGTCTGAAGGTAAGAAGCCAAACCGCAAGATTAGTATTCATAAAGCGCGCCGAACAAATATCCAATCCACGCAGATAAAAACGCGCAAGAGTGCAGGGGGTGAGGCATGA
- a CDS encoding TolC family outer membrane protein encodes MWQRTKIGGLTVTLLVGLGTFSTNAETLRSVVREVLIDNPEIAALALNRAAIEQEERQAKGLKRPNVDLFGGVGVGRDDRNFIRDGASVQGDIGVSLTQKLFDGFEAKNRIKRQKARGASARSRVKDASNIVTLQVVRAFLETRRAHTIASVARQNVGAHQRIVGKVRESANAGRGTNTQVQQALAQLEQAKIDLESAELQILDARTAFFSVVGREPGKLHKVKVPSIHFPHTVQDAVALATSQSPAVQARVFDADAALSAVEVAKASRFPQVDLEASVFETFNETPGGGGSEFDGQALVRFKYKLYGGGINRSRRREAELRAAEARNDVEITKRTISRDVRLAYGQTTTAKRRVALMRSKANRAGRILPDYLAQFDAGRRSLLDVLDIQNDIFVNRSAAVSEEFTGKFNRFRILALSGKLVQSLGVQLPKAATQTYRLTIEDVDAWENLR; translated from the coding sequence AATAGGTGGATTAACGGTAACCTTGTTGGTTGGTTTGGGTACTTTTTCTACAAATGCGGAAACATTGAGAAGTGTTGTACGAGAAGTACTTATAGATAATCCGGAAATTGCCGCTTTAGCTCTCAATCGAGCCGCTATTGAACAAGAAGAGCGGCAAGCAAAGGGCTTGAAACGTCCCAACGTAGACCTTTTCGGCGGTGTTGGTGTGGGCCGTGATGATAGAAACTTCATCCGTGATGGCGCCAGCGTCCAAGGGGATATTGGCGTTTCTCTTACCCAAAAGCTCTTTGATGGTTTTGAGGCGAAAAACAGAATTAAGCGCCAAAAAGCGCGCGGTGCTTCTGCGCGAAGCCGGGTTAAAGATGCTTCAAACATAGTAACTCTCCAAGTTGTTCGCGCGTTTTTAGAAACACGCCGAGCCCATACAATTGCTTCAGTTGCCCGCCAAAATGTCGGCGCTCACCAACGTATCGTCGGCAAAGTGCGTGAAAGTGCGAATGCGGGGCGTGGAACGAATACTCAAGTTCAACAAGCGCTGGCTCAATTGGAGCAGGCAAAGATTGATCTTGAAAGTGCTGAGCTACAAATCCTCGATGCACGCACAGCGTTTTTCTCCGTTGTTGGGCGTGAGCCTGGGAAATTGCATAAGGTGAAGGTGCCAAGCATTCATTTCCCTCACACAGTACAAGATGCGGTCGCGCTTGCGACGTCGCAATCGCCTGCAGTTCAAGCCCGCGTTTTTGATGCAGATGCCGCTCTTTCTGCGGTTGAAGTGGCAAAAGCCTCCCGTTTCCCGCAGGTAGATCTTGAAGCATCCGTATTTGAAACTTTCAATGAAACACCAGGCGGCGGCGGATCTGAATTTGATGGGCAAGCCCTTGTAAGGTTCAAGTACAAACTTTATGGCGGCGGCATTAATCGTTCGAGAAGACGCGAAGCAGAACTTCGTGCGGCCGAAGCCCGCAATGATGTGGAAATTACGAAACGCACCATATCGCGCGATGTACGTCTTGCTTATGGACAAACGACGACAGCCAAACGACGTGTTGCTTTAATGCGCAGTAAAGCAAACCGCGCTGGACGTATTTTGCCAGATTATCTTGCTCAATTTGATGCCGGTCGCCGGTCATTGCTTGATGTGTTGGATATCCAAAACGATATTTTCGTTAATCGTTCTGCGGCCGTTTCAGAAGAATTCACAGGCAAATTCAACCGCTTTCGGATTCTAGCGTTGAGCGGGAAACTGGTTCAATCTTTGGGCGTTCAGTTGCCAAAAGCGGCGACGCAGACATACCGACTAACGATTGAAGATGTCGATGCATGGGAAAACTTGCGATAA
- a CDS encoding HlyD family type I secretion periplasmic adaptor subunit: protein MKLTMKQNDTLTSESADLLEAPKFFLRLTQVVLILFLSAFIAWAAFAQVEQSTRADGNVIPAGKVQVVQNLEGGIISVIHVQDGDTIEAGEPLVEISTAQASSSLKEAEEKIVGYEGAIVRLEAERDDVAPQFDAEFIAKYPAVVNGQIGLHEARQNSKTAFLAEQDSEIAQRQHEISEQQSKAKSAKSRLELAQSERNIIAPLVKRGAAPKLELLTLERQITEIKEGIATAENAVPRLKAAIQSHKEIKTRELSRLRSDLLNELNETRTALSALKEAIKGTQDQLKRAIVRSPVAGTVKSINVNTLGQVISSGVDIVEIIPADDSLLIEGRVPPQDIAFLRPDLETNIRMTAYDFSIYGSLKGKLESISADSIEDDEGNRFYRIKVRADKNVLERDGESFPIIPGMTAEINIVTGERTILEYMMKPVVKTLSRSLHER from the coding sequence ATGAAACTTACCATGAAACAGAATGATACTTTGACCTCTGAAAGCGCAGACTTACTAGAAGCGCCTAAGTTTTTTCTGCGGCTAACACAGGTTGTTTTGATCTTGTTCCTCAGCGCTTTTATTGCTTGGGCAGCTTTCGCACAGGTTGAACAATCCACGCGTGCTGATGGCAATGTTATTCCTGCAGGTAAGGTCCAAGTTGTTCAGAATTTGGAAGGCGGGATTATCAGTGTGATCCACGTGCAAGATGGCGACACGATTGAGGCGGGAGAACCGCTGGTTGAAATTAGCACCGCACAAGCTTCTTCTTCATTGAAGGAAGCTGAGGAAAAAATCGTCGGCTATGAAGGCGCAATTGTTCGTCTTGAAGCTGAGCGTGATGATGTCGCGCCCCAATTTGATGCAGAATTTATCGCAAAATATCCAGCCGTCGTGAACGGGCAAATTGGATTGCATGAGGCGCGACAAAATTCAAAAACGGCATTTTTAGCGGAACAAGATTCTGAAATAGCGCAACGTCAGCATGAAATCTCAGAACAACAATCCAAAGCAAAATCAGCCAAAAGTCGGTTAGAGCTTGCACAGTCAGAGCGCAACATTATTGCCCCACTGGTAAAAAGAGGAGCGGCCCCCAAGCTTGAACTCTTAACGTTGGAGCGCCAAATCACGGAGATTAAAGAGGGCATTGCAACGGCTGAAAATGCGGTTCCCCGTTTAAAAGCTGCCATTCAAAGTCATAAGGAAATTAAAACCCGAGAACTTAGCCGACTGCGCAGCGATCTATTAAACGAGCTCAATGAAACACGCACTGCATTGTCTGCTTTGAAAGAAGCGATCAAGGGAACGCAGGATCAACTAAAACGCGCCATTGTGCGCTCCCCCGTTGCAGGCACAGTAAAGTCGATCAACGTCAACACGCTAGGACAGGTCATCTCATCAGGCGTGGATATTGTTGAGATCATTCCAGCCGATGATTCACTGCTCATCGAGGGGCGGGTGCCGCCTCAAGACATCGCCTTTTTGCGTCCCGATCTTGAAACAAACATTCGTATGACGGCCTATGATTTCTCAATTTATGGCAGTCTTAAAGGTAAGCTAGAGTCCATTTCTGCCGACAGTATTGAGGACGATGAAGGCAACCGTTTTTATCGTATTAAGGTGCGAGCAGATAAAAATGTGTTGGAGCGGGACGGTGAAAGCTTTCCAATTATTCCTGGTATGACGGCTGAAATAAACATTGTGACGGGCGAACGTACGATCTTGGAATATATGATGAAGCCTGTTGTTAAGACGCTGTCACGGTCGCTGCATGAGCGATAA